The Pleuronectes platessa chromosome 10, fPlePla1.1, whole genome shotgun sequence genome contains a region encoding:
- the LOC128448958 gene encoding grainyhead-like protein 2 homolog isoform X2 gives MDMDSKRLVVVLPNEASTTSGRVFSGDDEVWRGYLENPLSAATKAMMSINGDEDSTAALGLLYDYYKVPRERRLAASCVKPADPSALGPNNCGNLEILDQRLQALRCMPVNLSLNNSTTIEHQGSKYDSTGLTGGIRGGDGKSEGGVYFALVKTEGQKPMGESSCGGSYPAETGEQKEMVYKQSCYDLSLCGYLKDEQRSTPDSTYEEAVEGEMYQRSPSGPDEFQCSRSGDSFQYSLEASMSLRQGEGPMAYLNRGQFYALTLSEIAFSSTQRQHRGKVRVSRPSPSQGPDGSPCSSEQCTMGGSEQRWDSIVQIFGLMILYPAPQSVIMVVFGEEKCRDEQLKNWKYWHSRQHTAKQRVLDIADYKESFSTIGNVEEIAYNAVSFTWDVSDEAKVFISVNCLSTDFSSQKGVKGMPLIIQIDTYSYNSCSSRPIHRAFSEIKVFCDKGAERKLRDEEKKHLRKRVKGKNGSSGPTSNIKRTDCTLFKAMTDLDSQPVLFIPDLHFGNLQRAGQVFAFNTEEVDRDGSVVVKRISCVAEEAVCPPKKCRVDHGRKVLLYVRKECDEVFDALMLHTPTLNALIEAISEKYALPVDKRAKVYQKSKKGVLVNMDDNIIQHYSNEDTFTLAIESSADSLRVTLSEI, from the exons ATGGACATGGACAG TAAACGGCTGGTGGTGGTACTACCAAACGAAGCGTCAACGACCTCGGGCAGGGTGTTTAGCGGTGATGATGAGGTGTGGAGGGGCTACCTGGAGAACCCTCTGTCTGCTGCCACTAAGGCAATGATGAGCATCAATGGAGACGAGGACAGCACAGCTGCTCTGGGACTACTCTATGACTACTACAAG GTTCCTCGGGAGAGGAGacttgcagccagttgtgtAAAACCTGCAGACCCCTCTGCTCTTGGGCCCAATAACTGTGGTAACTTGGAAATACTAGATCAGCGTCTTCAGGCTCTTAGATGCATGCCTGTCAACCTCTCTCTAAACAACAGCACCACTATAGAACACCAGGGCTCCAAGTACGACTCTACTGGGCTCACAGGAGGCATTAGAGGAGGAGATGGTAAAAGTGAAGGTGGGGTATATTTTGCTCTTGtcaagacagagggacagaagcCTATGGGAGAGTCCTCCTGTGGAGGTTCCTATCCAGCAGAGACCGGAGAGCAGAAAGAGATGGTTTACAAACAGAGCTGCTATGATTTGTCCTTGTGTGGATACTTGAAAGATGAACAGAGAAGCACTCCAGATAGCACATATGAGGAAGCTGTGGAAGGAGAG ATGTACCAGAGAAGTCCCTCAGGACCTGATGAATTCCAGTGTAGTCGATCTGG TGACAGTTTCCAGTACAGTCTCGAGGCCAGCATGTCGCTGCGGCAGGGAGAGGGACCCATGGCTTACCTGAATCGGGGACAGTTCTATGCTCTGACCCTGTCCGAGATCGCCTTCAGTTCAACCCAACGTCAGCACAGAGGCAAAGTGCGGGTGAGTCGACCTTCACCCTCACAGGGGCCTGATGGGAGCCCATGCAGTAGTGAGCAATGCACCATGGGAGGCTCTGAGCAACGGTGGGACAGTATTGTACAG aTTTTTGGCCTAATGATCCTTTATCCTGCACCGCAGAGTGTTATTATGGTTGTCTTTGGGGAAGAAAAGTGCAGAGACGAGCAGCTGAAGAATTGGAAATACTGGCATTCCCGTCAGCACACTGCCAAACAGAGGGTCCTGGACATTG CTGACTACAAGGAGAGTTTCAGTACAATTGGGAATGTGGAGGAAATTGCCTACAATGCTGTCTCTTTCACATGGGACGTCAGTGACGAAGCCAAG GTCTTTATCTCTGTGAACTGTCTGAGCACAGACTTCTCCTCGCAGAAGGGCGTGAAGGGGATGCCTCTGATCATCCAGATCGACACCTATAGctacaacagctgcagcagcagacccATCCACAGGGCCTTCTCCGAGATCAAGGTTTTCTGTGACAAG GGTGCTGAGAGGAAGCTTCGTGATGAGGAGAAGAAACATCTGAGAAAGAGGgtgaaag GGAAAAATGGCAGCTCGGGGCCAACCTCTAACATTAAGAGGACTGACTGCACACTATTCAAAGCTATGACCGACCTGGACTCCCAGCCTGTCCTCTTCATTCCTGACCTCCACTTTGGAAACCTGCAAAGAGCAGGGCAG GTGTTTGCTTTTAACACAGAGGAGGTTGACAGAGATGG GAGTGTTGTGGTGAAGAGGATTTCCTGTGTTGCTGAGGAGGCCGTCTGTCCCCCTAAGAAGTGCAGAGTAGACCATGGAAGGAAAG TCCTCCTGTATGTGAGGAAGGAGTGTGATGAAGTGTTTGATGCCTTAATGCTGCACACCCCGACCCTCAATGCACTGATTGAGGCA ATTTCAGAGAAATATGCACTGCCTGTTGACAAGAGGGCCAAAGTTTATCAAAAAAGCAAGAAAGG GGTCCTAGTGAACATGGATGACAACATCATCCAACATTATTCCAACGAGGACACCTTTACCCTGGCCATCGAGAGCTCAGCAGACTCCTTGCGGGTGACTCTGTCTGAGATCTGA